ACCCTCAGCTGCAGCAGCAAAGCACGGCAGCAGCCTCAGCCGTTCAGTTGAGCCACGCTGGTGGCGCTGCCACACCGTTCCGAGATCAATCACCGAGAGCCGGCCGGCCCAGGGCGGCAGGGCGCACGGCGCGACGGGCAGCTCGTGCGCGGGTGTTGCAGCGGGAGCAGCCGATCCGAGGCTTGGCCTGCCCCACCCAGATCTCCACGGGGATTCGCCCACCGCGCCGCCACGCAGCTATAAAGCCCCGCCCCCCCTCCGCACGACCCGCTCGCCGCTCCACCACCCCTCTGCAGTCCGTCCACAGCTCTCCACCGCGTGGCGAGGCAGGCAGCGAGCGACTCCCCTGTCCCTGACCCCCTCTCTGCTCCCCCGTCcgttccgcccgccgccgggcgcgcttGTGTCGGTGTGGTTCTCGGTTGATGCAGCAGCGGGGCCTCGCCCACAACCGCCGCTCCCGCGGCTTCTCCCGCTCCCGCCTCGCCGTCGAGGGCGCCTAAACGCACGAACCCCCCCACGCCaaccaacacacacacacacaaaaaaaaaaaacccctccAAAAATCCAGAGGCTCGCTCGCGCAAAAACTTTCTGAAAGAACGAACAGAGAACAGAGGAAAACACCAAAGGGATCGTCGAGATGGACGCCCCGGTGGTGGCCGTTGCGAACGGTAAGCGGACGGGACCCGCGTATCGCAGATCCGCTTGCTTGCTGTTTTCTCGTCGAGTTTTGCTGGGTGAGGGGGCCGGGTCGAACAGGTGGTGGGCGGACGGGCAGGGAATGGCTggtgtggtggcctggtggggtgTTCCTGTGTGATGCGATCTGACGAGGGGTTTTGGGTTTTGGGTTTCGGGGGTGGTGTTTGATGGCCTTGCGTTGCGTCGTGCAGGGATCGGTGAGGTGGAGCGGAAGGTGCAGAAGAGCTACTGGGAGGAGCACTCCAAGTCCCTCACCGTCGAGTCCATGATGCTCGACTcccgcgccgccgacctcgacAAGGAGGAGCGCCCTGAGGTGCTGCAtgatctcctctctctcccttcctctgTTTCTCCGTGTCACTTCATCGTTTCCGCTGCTGCTGAATGATCAGTTTGCTGGTACTGAATGATTAGTTTGCTGGTGCTGTTGATACTGGAATCTTACCATATCTTGGATACAGAAAAACGATTGGTCCGTGCTGTAATGACATGGCCTTTTACCCCCCCTGCAAAAAAGTTGACAGCGACTGTTTGAGAGGGACGTAATTGAACGGTAATTTCTTTCAGGACAGTCATGTCGGAAGAATATTGATCAATGAAAACGTGAAAAAATTGAAGAAATCACTAGAACTGACACGGAGAGTCTGATGCTGACGCTTGCTTTTCGAGCGTGTGCCATTTGGCTTCTGCTCCGGCCACTTATGGTAGGATATCGGCACATCACTGCTTCAAATCTAAACTTCCCAAGAGTTGGCAGCTAGCCAATCGCAGCAGAGAGCTGCCGGGGACTTCTCGCGTCAAACCAAACGAACTGCTAAAAAAGTTTGCTGAGTTTAGCACTAGGAACTTTTGTGATGGTGCCTTGGAGGTCAACTTGCTTGCTAATATATAGTAATATGAGCTCAACGGAAATGGGTAGGAAACTAGATAATATAACTATGGAACAGTAATTTCTTTGGAGGCTTATGAGGCCATAGTATTATAATTGGAACTAGTGAAAGCAAGGGGCCTACTACTTGTGTTGTAAAATATCTAGCTGGCCCACCTTCCCCACCTCCGGTCCTCTCGCGCTCTTAACTACCCACTTATTTTGTTACCTATTATTATTCCCCAATGGTCACTTAGAGTTTGCTTTTTCTGTGACCACATATTATCATAATTAAAAGTAATCAAATTGTTTCTGACCATCTTTTTCAAACACCGTGGTTTATCTAAGACACAGCCTTTGCTCttccattttttaaaaaactacACAGTTGTGTTTTCTTCAGATAGCTAATTTTCACTACTGATCAGCAGATCCTGTCTTTACTTCCATCTTACAAAGGGAAATCAGTTCTAGAGCTTGGTGCCGGAATAGGACGCTTTACTGGAGATCTGGCAAAAGAAGCTGGTCACGTTCTAGCACTGGATTTTATTGAAAGTGTCATTAAGAAGGTGGATTTTATAGTTTGAAACTCTCATGCATAGAAGCTAACATCTGCACACCTATTGCTACTTCCATGAATTTTCATTTGTTTCTCTTCTTGTAGAATGAAAGCATAAATGGACATCACAAGAACATAACCTTCATGTGTGCTGATGTAACATCTCCCAACTTGAAGATTGAAGACAACTCTTTTGATCTGATATTCTCAAACTGGCTACTAATGTACCTTTCAGATGAGGAGGTAAgaacaagaaacaagaaaagcTTAGAATGCTGATGTCCTATGCTCCGTTTCTCCTTTTAGAAGACAATATATATCTCAGCAGTAATATATTCCATCTTTCATCTGAAATCACTTCCATAAATAACATCCATACTCACAAGAGTCTaaacttttcttttccttcaaaaagGTTTAAACTTGAATCTCCCTTTTTTTTATTACTGTAAAGTTTTAACAGTAATCCGTCTCGTATTATAGGTTGAGAAGCTTGTGGGGAAAATGGTAAAATGGTTAAAGGTCGGTGGCCACATATTCTTTAGAGAATCATGTTTTCACCAATCTGGAGATTCGAAAAGGAAAGTGAACCCAACACACTACAGAGAACCAAGGTTTTATACTAAGGTAAAGCTACATCTTAACGTTCAAGCTGTGGATTGTCTTTCATATATATGGTCACTTGGTCATCACTAATACAGATCTATTAGTGTCTTCCAGTAGTTAACCTTTTTTATATACATACACAGGTATTTAAAGAGGGCCATTCGTATGATAAGAATGGAGATTCTTTTGAACTTTCTCTAGTGACTTATAAGTGTATCGGGGCTTATgtaaaaaacaagaaaaatcaaaaccagGTACTTTACTGTTCTTGAATGTGCTTGTTAACTCTTAGTGTTGTTGCAGTTAAAGTGAAATTACTGACTAACATAAGTACACAACATCAACAGATATGTTGGTTATGGGAAAAGGTAAAATCAACAGAAGACAAAGATTTTCAAAGGTTCCTGGACAACGTGCAATACAAAACTAATGGAATCCTACGTTATGAGCGTATCTTTGGTGAAGGTTATGTGAGCACTGGTGGAGTTGGTGAGGCCACTAATTTCCTCGCACAACTGTTAACTCATCAATCATTTACTATACATATATCACTCAATATACTTGTTTCATGAGCAGAAACTACTAAGGAATTTGTGGATATGCTGGATCTTAAACCTGGCCAGAAAGTACTTGATGTTGGATGTGGAATTGGAGGAGGTGATTTTTATATGGCTGAGAACTACGACGTCCATGTTCTTGGTATCGATCTTTCCGTTAACATGGTTTCCTTTGCAATGGAACGTGCCATTGGACGCAAGTGCTCTGTTGAGTTTGAAGTTGCTGATTGCACCACAAAGGATTACCCAGAAAATAGTTTTGACGTTATCTACAGCCGTGACACCATCCTTCACATACAAGTATGTTTCATTCTGTAGAATTTAATGCTGTTATTTGTAGGCATCTATTATTTATTTGCATAATTATACTATCAGTGACCTTTTGTATAACACAATTAGACCATGGTGACAATACGAGAATGCAAGTTAAGATGAAATTAGTATTAAGTTTTGCCACTCCTATTAATCATTGTATATTAATCAAAGTGATAATTGCACACAGTTTCAGGATAAATGTTCAAGAGATATCGACCTTTAGATTGTTGATAACATCTGAATATCAAAATTATCATAAAAAGTCACATTCCTGAGTCCTGACAAATACCACTTTTTTTTATAGGACAAACCTGCTTTGTTCAGAAGCTTCTTCAAATGGCTGAAACCCGGTGGCAAAGTCCTAATCAGTGATTACTGTAAGAATCCTGGGAAGCCATCTGAAGAATTTGCTGCATACATTAAGCAGAGAGGTTATGACCTTCACGATGTGAAGGCTTATGGAAAGGTTTGTTTCTACTATTACAAACACGTATTAGCTGTCTAGTTGCTTTGGAAGATTTAGATTGGAAGGATGATCTATTCTAATGACTAAATATGACAACCCAGATGCTCGAGGGTGCTGGTTTTCATGATGTCATTGCAGAAGATCGCACTGAACAGGTTATCTCCTCTGAATGTCCTCTTGTTGTTGAGCAGCTCCTTATCCTTTTCTTGTATAATGCTTGTAGAATTTGAAAAATGCACAGTAGGGGTTGAGTATCtttgattttttaaaataaaaattgagAGAACACTATGACATCAATAGTTTACTCATTTTCATATGCTATGTTTCAGTTCCTGAGTGTTCTACGGAGGGAGCTAGCTGAAGTCGAGAAGAACAAAGACGCTTTCGTGGCAGACTTCACCCAGGTGATGATGCATCGAAGAGCTTATTAATTCTCCACCTGCTAGATGCATCCCTGATCTGCACTTATGCTTCTTTTGGGCACCTCTGATTTCTTCCATTCCATCTGTTGGCAGGAGGACTATGACGACATTGTGAACGGCTGGAACGCGAAGCTGAAGCGGAGCTCTGCCGGTGAGCAGAGGTGGGGGCTGTTCATTGCCACCAAGTGATTCAGCCTGGCACCGGAGGGCTCTTCCGAATAAGAATGGGTGTTGCTGTGGCTTCTGCTTCTAGACCGGTGATTCGGTCTAGAAGTAGAGGATCTTCAGAATAAAAAGGGTGCTCTTGTTGTTGTATCGACGCTACTAGGATATCAGTTGGATAAACTGTGCACCCAAGGTTGCATTCGTACTGCTCGTTTCAGTTCATGTGGTGTACTGCGAGCTAGTAAGATTGTTGTCAGTCGATGTCACCTGGTCACCGGGCTCCTGTGTCCTCAATTCAGATGTGCTTTGCTACGTGCTATTCGAAAGTATGTGTCGCTTTTGTGCTATTCTTTTGGTTGAAGAAGGATAGCGACACAAGTACTGCGTATGTACTGCGATGCGCAAAAGAGAAGTTGATTCATAGCCATTTTGCCGTTTTCTGAATCCTGCCTGTGTCGGCAATGGGCCAGGCAGCTTCTGGGGCAGGTTGTTGGACATCGCATTCACATATCCCACGTGGCGGCATTAGCTACCACCGTCCTAGATAAGATTACCATCGTcgtcttagggcctgtttggctcacccgtcacatcggatgtttgaatgctaattagaagtattaaatataggttaattataaaactaattgcacagatggagtgtaattcgcgagacgaatctattaagcctaattagtacatgatttgataatgtggtgctacagtaaccattgctaatgatggattaattaggcttaatagattcatctcgcgaattagcatagggttctgcaattagttttatagttagctcatatttaattctcctaattagcatccgaacattcgatgtgacactgttaaagtttaacacctcgtatccaaacaccccttcaGCGGCCATGCTAAATCCGTTCCGCTCAAAATTTAGGTGAAGCAGAGAACAACAATTACTGTGGAGTCACCGTCACGCAGATATGATGTAGGAAACTGCgctttcgtttcaaaaaaagaagagagaagtacagtaaaaaaaataacctcagcAATGTTTCAAAGGATTTGATCCCTGCTCGTCTCCTGTTCAGGAAATTTAGGCTCTCTGAaccattaaaaaaaatcacgtCTGGTTCGTCTGAAACCTAGAATTCGTCTGGACAACTACGTGAAATATCACTGAAGCAAAATGAGCATCGGCTTTGCATTTAGGATGTTTTTTTTACTGAAATCAGCAGGGGAAGTCCATCCGTTTAATTTGCTCCCACGAGAAGTTGGATCTAAGCTTATTGGATACTATTCAGGTGCTCTAACTACTATGCTAGAGGCCCTTTCACGATGTTCACGATTCTTGATGTGGCTCGAACCTATCTATATACAAGCTCAAGAGGTGGTTGAACTAGTGATGGTGTAAGGTAACTCGGCCACTCCTCCTCGATCGCCTCCTCTGCCAGTAGCATCACACTAGCAGTGGTGGAGCTAGGATaggaaaagagagggaggtAATATGACATCAAATGCAAAGAGAGGGGGTCGGATTAGTATTTTCTTAGGGGAAATTTAATACATCATTAAGAATTCTTCAAGCTTAGGGGGGCCATATCCCTTTTTGGCCCTCACTAAGCTCCACCAGTGCACACGAGAGAACGCAGTAGCACACCTATTAGCGTTCGTAAGATATTAAGGGCTGTTTAGTTgccccaaactcccaactttgacactatgcaaaaaaaagattccccatcacatcaaacttgcggtatatgcatggagtactaaatgtagacgaaatcaaaaacttattgcacagttttgttgtattttgcgagacgaatcttttgagcctaattagtcaatatttggacaataattcacaaatacaaacgaaacgctacagtgtgctacagtactagcacagtgattttggacaccaaaatcaggcaactaaacaaggccgatCCCTCCACCATCTTGTGCATTGTGAACTCCCACGGCGTTGGTACACTCGAGCGTTGGATGTGTGCTTGCCGCTTGGGGAGTACGTGGTGGATGGCTGTGAGGGTTGGGAATGATGGAAGGGAAGGAGTGCTGGAGAGAGTGGAGGACggaggaaaaatataattttgtgGGCTTGTTAATGTGAGTTTACAGTTGCAGTAAAAAGTAGTTTATCGGAGATGTATTCCAaccaacttttttatttttatttaataaTTTTCTTTTTAAGAATAGTAGTTTGAAAGACAAATTgcaaatctatatctatatagcTGTTTAAAAAGTTATAAGTTGTCGTGGTAGCCATGGTTGATATCGGCATAGTGGTCTCATCATGGTGTCGACATTACCGACACATGTTGCTTCACTATGGCGCTACAATGACTATGGCTGCGGATTTGGCGAGTCAATTTTCGTGGTGCATGCTGGAGTTAGGTGACGGACTGTAGATAGGATTAACGGTAAAGGAGATAAAAAATAGACTAATCAGTGTATGGATGCACCAGTAATAGGGAGCACGATGGCTTCTCGCCACGGGAGCGGCTGGATGAGGAGAGAGTGAGTACCTATATTGCAAGGAAGAAGATAAATACTTAGGAGACTTATAAACACTATTGGAATTATATCGAAAGTATTATGAACGTTTTCACGTTTgacaaaaaaaagttatgaaaatCAGATGCATGTGATTTAGTATGTAGAAAAGGGTTAATTTAGAGGTAATGCTACAAAATAGATGTTCGAAATCTTAAAAAAATCGGACGGCTTTGCATTAgcatcgatgttgcaactattatttctgcatgtttcacagtgaatgttgcatgatatatagtgttcatgttgcagTGGGAATTTCCTATCGAGTCGAATAATGTCATcatttttacacattattttttttgcaaacaaCGACTGTTAATATTGCACTAGGTAATTTTTAATGTTTTACCGAAATGTTCGATGGAAAATTTTCTGTCGGACGTCCAAACGTTAGCACCGCCGTTAATTTAGGAGATAAttccttagggggtgtttgggagaggggtgctaaactttagcacctccaCTTTAGTCTATTTTAGTCACTTGTGTTCCCAAACACTAGTGCTAAAGttaagtgctaaaatttagcacccccactaatcctttagtcacttgggggtgactaaaactgactaaatggactaaaaagtggtcccccgGACCACTTTCCCccctgcccccctcccctctctctcctccccttagtctctctctctccccgcctccttcgctcgaacccgccgccgccgtgcctgccTCCACTcgaccccgcctccgcccgcctccacctccgtgGGTGTCCGCCTTATCCCGACGCCATCCTCCTCNNNNNNNNNNNNNNNNNNNNNNNNNNNNNNNNNNNNNNNNNNNNNNNNNNNNNNNNNNNNNNNNNNNNNNNNNNNNNNNNNNNNNNNNNNNNNNNNNNNNAAAaaaaagggagaggagagaaa
This sequence is a window from Setaria italica strain Yugu1 chromosome III, Setaria_italica_v2.0, whole genome shotgun sequence. Protein-coding genes within it:
- the LOC101754563 gene encoding phosphomethylethanolamine N-methyltransferase; translated protein: MDAPVVAVANGIGEVERKVQKSYWEEHSKSLTVESMMLDSRAADLDKEERPEILSLLPSYKGKSVLELGAGIGRFTGDLAKEAGHVLALDFIESVIKKNESINGHHKNITFMCADVTSPNLKIEDNSFDLIFSNWLLMYLSDEEVEKLVGKMVKWLKVGGHIFFRESCFHQSGDSKRKVNPTHYREPRFYTKVFKEGHSYDKNGDSFELSLVTYKCIGAYVKNKKNQNQICWLWEKVKSTEDKDFQRFLDNVQYKTNGILRYERIFGEGYVSTGGVETTKEFVDMLDLKPGQKVLDVGCGIGGGDFYMAENYDVHVLGIDLSVNMVSFAMERAIGRKCSVEFEVADCTTKDYPENSFDVIYSRDTILHIQDKPALFRSFFKWLKPGGKVLISDYCKNPGKPSEEFAAYIKQRGYDLHDVKAYGKMLEGAGFHDVIAEDRTEQFLSVLRRELAEVEKNKDAFVADFTQEDYDDIVNGWNAKLKRSSAGEQRWGLFIATK